Genomic segment of Vulpes lagopus strain Blue_001 chromosome 7, ASM1834538v1, whole genome shotgun sequence:
ttttttttttttttttttttttttttttaaatttttttatttatttatgatagtcacagagagagagagaggcagagacacaggcagagggagaagcaggctccatgcacccgaaacctgatgtgggattcgatcccgggtctccaggatcgcgccctgggccaaaggccggcgccaaaccgctgcgccacccagggatccccttttttttttttttttttaaatttttttatttatttatgatagtcacagagagagagagaggcagagacacaggcagagggagaacattgttaaatattcttaataatttttaatacagaTGTCCTTCTGTTGGAAGtgtattacaaacaatgctgagAAAGAGTGCCTTTATATATACGTATTTTCTCATATCTAAGCTACCTCTATATCTATCTCTGCTACCACAAATCTGATTGAAAGGGGGCCCAGGCGGAGCCATgtctcttgatcttagggttgtgggttcaagccccatattgggtgaagagattgcttaaaaataaaatctttagggatgcctgggtggctcagtggttgagtgtgcctctttggctcagggcgtgattctggagtcccgggatcaagtcccgcgtcaagCTTCCTGCAGGAATctgatctccctctgcctatgtcttcctctctctgtgtctctcatgagtaaataaataaaatctttaaaaaaaaaaaaaaaatcttaaaaaaaaagaaaaggaaaaaggcctGGGAGTTTTATCTAATAGTGACAGTTATACCctatcctcctccttctcttccatttgcttttttctacAAATATTATAGGGACATTTTTATTGATTGGCATAttcatagaatttatttattaatttttaaaaagattttatttattcatgagagagagagagagaaaggcagagacacaggcagagggagaaacagccactcccctccgccccccctccccaggttggggggcctgctgtgggactcaatcccaggattccaggatccagatctgagccaaaggcagatgctcaaccactgagccacccaaccaccCCTGTTCATAAAATTTATCATAgaagtattttctattcattaaTTGTTAACCGAATAACATGcccccacattttttttctcttttaattaaggTAAATTTTGTAGTGAAGTGTACAGATCGTAGGTATACAGTTTGATGAGATTTAATAATTACATATGGCCTTgtaacccccaccccctccctctcaaaatatagaaaattcttCTACTTTGTATCACTCAGTGGGCATTTTTTCTTCTACCCTTCCCTATGCCCAAAGTGGAAATCTTTCTTCTTGGGGCAGGGCCTCCAGGCTGTTTACTCGGACTGGAGGTTGTGAGGGTAACAGGACCATTAACTCTGGTCTGTTGGTTATCTTATAGTTGCAAAGCCCAGTCGCCCAGTTTTAGCACAGAGTTACTGCCTCAGCTTCCCCCAGCAGGAAAGTGTGTCTGTCAcagtttccctttcctttcttctagaTGCTGAGCTCTTTATTCCCCCGAAGATCAACAAAAGAACACAGTGGAAACTGAGCCTTCTAGAGTGATGGAGCCCAGCAGAGATGGTTTTCCTTGCACTCCTCCCTCCTCGAGGACTGGCTGTCGGGAGCTGGGAAGAGTAAAACGATAATCTACCTTAGTGGTGTGCAGAGTTGCACAGTGGACCTGAGCAGACACCAAGCagttctgctttattttattttgtgcataaTTTTAATCCTTAGCAAACCAGTAAGCTTTAGCCAATATTGCATCATTTTGTAAGAATTACTGTTCTTTTGTTTAATGCTGTTTGAGAGCACATACTATTTATGGTAATCAGAAGATTGGCTTTCATTTCACAGCTCCCAGTCTGATTCATTTTGGGATCTTCGACAAGGTCACATAATTAATCTGTGTTTCAGTTAATTGGGAGTGATGTTTCATGGCTTCTACCTCAAAAgcgtgaagaaaagaaaaatgtttttaaattgtttttatgttcCTGGAGGagagatttatatataaaaaacatggCTCTTAGCGCTACAAACGTTTGGTGAAATTTAACCCCTCAAACGACTCTTCACCTTGACCTAAAGCAGAATAAGTAGCTAAATATATCCTTTGAAATTCTAAGCTTTCAGATGCTGACAGCTGTTACTTTGTTACATCTTACCAGGGCAGGTGCTTCTAGTTATAACATTGAGCTCACATCACCTTAGGGACTATTTTTCCCGTCTGTGAATTTTCTGCTGATGAGTTGGCAGTGTTAGAGCTGGAACCGATTAGAATTTCTGAACCAGTATCATGCACATTGGGTATGGCGAACAGTGATGCACAGTTGCAagttgttcctttcttctcctaaGAAATGGCTGTCTTTAGCTAAAAGGTTTTTGTCAGTATCGAggccatttcatttatttttccttatggtGCTTCACTGACCTTTGTCTTACagttattttctttggaaaaaatgagaatgttttctcttttttgagaagTCTAGAAAAAAGCTCAGTTCATTTTGACAATGATTTTGTGGCAGTTTCCTGGGTAAAGTTAAAAATTTCTTCCATGCTTTTAGTATTGGAACCGGCCTTCATGACTGTACATAAACGATTATGGAGTATAGATAGGCCCAGAATTGTAATTACAGTCATTCCCTAAATAGCAAAATGTTAACTATAGCATCTAGGTGTGTTTGCTTGTATAATTAAACTTTTCTGTGTGTCtgaaaattttcacaaaataataggggaaaaaagaaggtaCTTCCTGTAGAAATCTACTTTTGGAGTCATACCCATAATTGATTAGCTGTAATTAAGTGCCCCACACTGAAAGGCTGCAAGTGCTTTATGTCTACTCTTCGACCTGGGTTAATGAACATGGTAACTTACatgactttttaatatattagaGTGCTCTTATTATGGACAATGGTAAGGGCACCCACGCCTGATGGATTGGAAATAGAAGTAAATGTGTCCCTTGATAATACTGTGACTTTTCATAGATGTTCCATTTCCTTAAGATAATGTATTGAAGCAGCAAGAAAGAATTTGTGTGAATACAAATTACTATCAATTACTATCTCTTTCCTGTGACCAAGATGGAGCTTTGTTCCTTTGGAGAAGCAGCAGGTGGGAGCAGACcttctgaactgaaggcaaaatCAAGGAAGAATTCATGGGGAAAGTGCAGTGTATGGGAAGAGGAGAAACTTATGGAAATGATGAACGCTTAAATTTGGGGAAAGGCTCTGTCAGGATtctagaaaagaatatataattctACCACTGAATTGGGACTCTGTCCCAAAGCAAGTTCATGCTGCAGTAAGCTGAAAACCCCAGTTATTTTGTTGGTCCCCTTGAGTCCAGATGCTCCAGACAGCAAGAGGAAACTTGGAGAGGACGATCTCCTACAATCaaagtgcattttaaatttatgcttaaaaaaaaaaaaagaggcaggaggTAATGTTTTTATTATGTCCAAGTGTAGCTTGGTGTAATTTCTTAGCACTGCCATacactttaaaatacattttccataCATGTCtccatgtatgtacacacacgtGTTCACCTTTCGGGCATTGTTTATAGTCCTAATTGGAGAGggtgttttcaaaaataaaactaatgattCTTTGTAATTTAAGGTGACTACAAGCTTGGGAAGCAAAATCAGctttttttcctgctgctttgCCACCTCATCAAAATGTGCTTTGTTAGAAGCACCACCTGGACAATCTCTTGGGAGTTTCTGGCTTTCTGTCCTTTCTCGTCTGTCATAATTAGTAGTAACTGAGGTGAGGAGAAGGAACATCGTAGTCACCAGGGAACCGTTAATACCCAAGACGTTGTAGGCAAGTCAAAGCTAGTGCAGTGGCTTCTTGGGACACTGTATTGATCTTGTGTTCTGTGCTCCGTGAGCCCTTGCCTGTGCTTCGCGCCTACATTAATCCTACTGGCTTGCTGGTGCCAGTCGGCCGTGCTTACCAGGCCTGGATCCAGGGCCGGACATTTCAGTCTTTGAGGCCATCTGGGCAAACCTGGATATTATGACAATGGCTCTGAAGGGCTTCTCCCTGGGGATGGTAGAGATGCCCTACCTCTCCTGTGAGTGCTTGAATGCGTGCATTTGACGTGACTACACCATGGGAAGGGACGCCGAGGTGACTTAGTAAGCGTCTGAGTcgggttgtggtctcagggtcgtaagatggagccctatgtcaggctccgcgcttagtatggagcctgcttgagattctctctccctctgcccctcctctcctgtctctctccctaatataaataaatcttaaaaaaaaaaaaaaaaagaatcatgtaaGACTTTGGGGCTCCTGTGTAAGAGAAGTCTAGCTAGCTCTGGTGATCATCTCCCAGAGGCCAGTTACTAGTATTTCAGTGTTTATCTCTGTTCTTTTACATCAGCTGTGTGAAGTAGGCATTtggattcaattttattttttttttttatttttttttaattttttatttatttatgatagtcacagagagagagagagaggcagagacacaggcggagggagaagcaggctccatgcaccgggagcctgatgtgggattcgatcccgggtctccaggatcgcgccctgggccaaaggcaggcgccaaaccgctgcgccacccagggatccctggattcaATTTTATAGGTAAGTGGACACAGGCCACACAGGTGATAGTGAAATTGGGTTTCAAGTTAGAGTTTGAAGCCCATTTCTTTCCACTGTTTGATGCTGTTCCCTGCCAGTGTTCAGATGCTGAGGTTTAGAGATAGGGCAGGGAATGTTTTGGGAACTGTCCTAAAAAAATCTATGTTCCATTTACAAATGGCCCTGTAAGATGATAGGGAAGGGCCTCTCTGGTCTTAAGGGACTGTGTGTGCCTTCTGGCCCCTCAGTTGGGTTAGAATGACCAGCATAGGGCCGGTTCCCACAGACCACACCATTAGCCCTGGAACTGGCAGCCTCTATCCTGTGCCCATCCCAGATTCCAGCCATATATCTGATAGGTTGATGGGGAATCTAGTGGGAGACGAGCGCTGAAGAGTTGCCCGCTTTAGACAGATAGGTGTACCTTACTCATTATATGCCAGGTTTCACCAGCTGGTCACCATGATGGCTTGATAAGAACTGATACTGAGACATAAGTGACTGTTGGAACTAAAAGTACAGTGGAAGCAGGGATCAGACATCTTCATCAGCTCTTCACAAGCCTTCATGGAGCATGAAGTGTACTCTGCTGCTTTGTGGGAGACTGTACCATAATAGCATGCTTCCTGCTGTTTATCAAAAGGAATGTGCCTCTACGCCCCAGCAGCCCTGACTCTCTAATCTATCTTCTCCACACTCCCCTTCTGAGCAGATTTAACAATGCAGTCGTTCCTGAAGTGGGGAGTACAAAAAAGGGACAGTCGTTCTAAGCTTGTTTTTCCCAGGAGTGTTTACACAAGCAACACGTAATACAGGTCTGTGTTTCACACATACCCCGACTTTTGTTTGCCAGCTGTATATTTTAAGGCACCTGCTGCATATACGAACTTGCTCTTACCAAGtcaggacacagagacacacgcTATGGAGGGAACACAAGGCTCGTTTAATACTGCAGGAGCAGACGTGGGCTCAGCTCCGTATGTGTAGGGTGGGTGCTCACCCAGCAAAGCCGACGCACGGCAACGATGCTTCTTCAGAGTTCAGAAGCACCTTCTGTAGAGGAAGAAAGGCCCATGTTCCTCATACTCAAAGCGGTGGACCCACAGTGGTTGGAAGCCCTGAAGTGACGCCAGGATGGAGCCGCCTGTCCACACTGCAGTGTCTCTCTCAGGGCAACACGTTTACCTGGGGGTTGTCATTGGGACACATGCTGCTCAGCTCCTTCTGCAGGCGGTTAGGGAAACCGCTGAGCATGGTGCTGCCCCCGCACAGCAGGATGTTCCCCATGAGATCCCGTTTGAGGGCAATGTCACACTTGTTAAGGCAGGACACTGTCTGGGTGTGGAGGCCCAGCTGCATGGACTTGATAAGAGAAGGCTTGAAGAACATTTCCGAGCAGAGAAACCTCTCCTGGCACAGGCTTATCTCCTTCCCGTCAGGCAGAGTGTACTGGATCGTGTGCACAGGTGGCTGGGACTTTCTTCTCTTCGATGGGGTCCAGGGCCACAAAGCAGCATTTCTTCTTGATGTCCTCCACAATGCTTAGCTGGTCCTCGGTGAAGTGTTTCCCCAAGTTATTCATCAGGCCCATCAAGTAGGCTGTGAGGTCAGAGCCCGCGTAGTCCAGCCGTCCGGTGATGCTGGGCAGAGGATAACCCTCGTAGATGGGGACCACGTAGGACACGCCGTGGCCAACCTCCACCACCAGGCCGGACGTCCTTCCGTAGGAGTACATGGACAGGCGGGATTGGTAGGCGATGTGCATGGCGGGAGTGCTGAAGGTCTCAAACAGCATCTCCGCGTACTTCTCTCTGTTGGTGTGCGGGCTCAGGGGTGGGTCTGAGACCAAGACCGCGTGCTCCTCTGGGGAGATCTTCATCTCCTTGTGGAAGAGATGTTCCCAGATATCCTGCACCGTATCCCAGTCCACGATGATGCCATGCCGCAAAGGGTTAACTAGCTTGAGGCGAACGTCTGCGTTGATGAGCTCCTTCCCCACAAACGTCTCCTTGCGATTGTCCCCGGTTTTGGCCGTCTCCATGTAGGGCTTGCCCACCGTCGAGGAGATGTTGTGGGTGGGCTTTGGCAGCCCGGCGAAGCCACATTTGCAGTAGCCAGTGCCAAGGTCCACGACCACTGCCTTGGTCACCTCTAACCTGGGCTTCTCCCTGACCGTCGTGGAGTTAGTAGGTTCTTCTGGCTCTGAACGGTTGCAGCGGACCCACACTGCCCGCTTTGCCGGGCCGTCCTTCAGGGAGGCCGTCTGGAGGCCGTGGGCCTGTACAGGGGCCTGTTCGCCGCCTCTCTTGGCAGGCCCATCCCCGATGATTCCTGCCTGCGGAGCCCACATGCTATCAAGAGCCATCTTGCTCTCAGAAAGTTCCTCGATCCCACTGGGGTCAAGGCCTGAAAGGCTTATCATCAGACGGCAACTTGGGAATTTCCCCAATGATGACATCACCGATTGTGACATAATCTGGTGACCCGGGGCTTTCTAGATACTGGGAACCTGTGTCCTGTGTCAGGGTGGATTTAAGGTAGTGTTTTGGAGGTGACTTCACCCTTTTCTAGACTGTGTAATAAGCCTGATCTAGCCAATCacttatttattgagcacttgctccgtgcagggcagctgggagaaaaaagacaaactgtGCCCTCGTAGAGTTTACACTCTAGtcagcaggagctgggggggaGAGGCAGTGGCCGAAACACGGCAGAAAATGGTAAGggcaagagagaaaaggcagggaaggggcctggggaggggagcatgctgctgctgcttcctctacctctcctcccttctcactcccccaaataaataaaatcttaaaaaaaaaaaaagtgttacctTCTGGGTTCGATGGGTGAACCAAGAGGATGAAATGGCATCGGATCTCGAGAGAACAGGAGGGCACTTTGCTCGATGCCTGGCTGCCTGAAAACTCACGTACTTGCCTCTGCTGTGCAGCAGGGGTTCGCGCAGGCCGCCTTGGGTTGTTTGACTTCACCTCAAAAGAATGTTGATGTGAAGACCGAa
This window contains:
- the ACTL7A gene encoding LOW QUALITY PROTEIN: actin-like protein 7A (The sequence of the model RefSeq protein was modified relative to this genomic sequence to represent the inferred CDS: deleted 2 bases in 2 codons), producing the protein MSQSVMSSLGKFPSCRLMISLSGLDPSGIEELSESKMALDSMWAPQAGIIGDGPAKRGGEQAPVQAHGLQTASLKDGPAKRAVWVRCNRSEPEEPTNSTTVREKPRLEVTKAVVVDLGTGYCKCGFAGLPKPTHNISSTVGKPYMETAKTGDNRKETFVGKELINADVRLKLVNPLRHGIIVDWDTVQDIWEHLFHKEMKISPEEHAVLVSDPPLSPHTNREKYAEMLFETFSTPAMHIAYQSRLSMYSYGRTSGLVVEVGHGVSYVVPIYEGYPLPSITGRLDYAGSDLTAYLMGLMNNLGKHFTEDQLSIVEDIKKKCCFVALDPIEEKKVPATVHTIQYTLPDGKEISLCQERFLCSEMFFKPSLIKSMQLGLHTQTVSCLNKCDIALKRDLMGNILLCGGSTMLSGFPNRLQKELSSMCPNDNPQVNVLPERDTAVWTGGSILASLQGFQPLWVHRFEYEEHGPFFLYRRCF